In the genome of Megalops cyprinoides isolate fMegCyp1 chromosome 7, fMegCyp1.pri, whole genome shotgun sequence, one region contains:
- the LOC118781276 gene encoding leukocyte surface antigen CD53-like: MINRSCLRCLKNTMCFLNFLCWLCGAFVLAFGIFMMMNSRFSSLILSFWPIFPANTLVVTGTIVTCVCYLGFLGALKENRCLLISFFILLFILMLVELAMACVFLVYNREIDTFFENDLLHSLEAYKQSTETGNQTLKDDFDAIQSIFKCCGVHGVSDWEGNVPISCCTSDPCNSSPQENWQEGCHLKLRNWFARNFLSTGAGVVSMFILQFFCLCFTVPLFCHLSRTGLGYK; this comes from the exons ATGATAAACCGAAGCTGTTTGCGTTGCCTGAAGAACACGATGTGCTTCCTCAATTTCCTCTGCTGG ctgtgcgGTGCCTTCGTTCTTGCATTTGGAATCTTCATGATGATGAACTCCAGGTTCAGCTCTCTGATCCTTAGCTTTTGGCCCATCTTCCCTGCCAACACCCTGGTTGTCACGGGAACTATTGTCACCTGTGTGTGCTACCTCGGCTTCCTAGGGGCCCTGAAGGAAAACCGCTGCCTACTCATCTCT TTCTTCATCTTGCTCTTCATTCTGATGCTAGTGGAACTGGCCATGGCTTGTGTCTTTCTGGTATACAACAGGGAG ATTGACACATTCTTTGAAAATGACCTACTGCACAGCCTAGAAGCATACAAGCAGTCAACAGAAACTGGTAACCAGACTCTCAAAGATGACTTTGATGCCATCCAGAGCATA ttcaagtGCTGTGGAGTCCATGGGGTTTCTGACTGGGAGGGTAACGTGCCCATCTCTTGCTGCACTTCTGACCCCTGCAATAGCAGCCCTCAGGAGAACTGGCAAGAG GGCTGTCACCTCAAGCTGAGGAACTGGTTTGCACGGAACTTCCTGAGCACAGGAGCTGGTGTGGTCTCAATGTTCATCCTTCAG TTCTTCTGCTTGTGCttcactgtccctctcttctGTCACCTGAGTCGGACTGGACTTGGATACAAATGA
- the LOC118781035 gene encoding ras-related protein Rab-44-like isoform X2, translating into MKKKEEDGADSDIKEYEAKETKEVKTETKQMDEEHLEGEEHDDSWSTNRKRKTSSFHKSCPTAKNQRGRRLGEEREVEEGELGGMDKEEQDEMHAGGEADGREKDEEAVLNRREEEGEAVSGVQEYETKERQDRETGKKVCAGHAESERHEDSGLTHRRKKIGSSRRGLFGAKKQTEKESGWGKFGVERGGEYEGERENEEEGQTVMENVENVTSHLQSPPLQVSPPHADSSVIESSFELERGEASFVYWGGSEQPRDPTTEEIQEGLSEDTERKVKKQEVKSEKEKSVIEETKEETPASLIMDSEKNKGKLERKEEIRQGKAQAFVSSLYSAGQPEITNHPDTQLPPAKRKLGSSRRARSSALKAERDLGRTDQRGRGEDPKVAAILQKIQDVFHRWDIEEKGFITWEEMQGLGRELDISAAELQQVFERLDVDRDGLITPQDFTAGFQELIQFQQHKAKTPAFVYQSDASILPEEVDDDDRKRFMSILDDLGAYKILQERIQEHNVGVQELYEEMERQISTEKERANRESSLKSCSQVAEMEEQLVKKNSEIQELISVQDELEGSLQQLLRQQQQTTEENQELCRTNQELEAQLKRIRGQLHDTLRHIRGVRRSIDRGASLPRLQRLASAPEGAGGEEVPSPQVVPDVQVFERFGSMVDQEFWQDRCTGPADVKRGVRPQNSAPHKRLISIEEDPLPDLVSLGQPAPPRHGEVLWENQRGPTREGRQSMSDSSPALSVPDVLYNVVLVGNSSVGKTSFMKRFQSGEFSLEHCATIGLDSCIQTLLVDGARVILQLWDTAGQERYHSITKQILRKAQGLILMYDITSSQTFLAVRDWLSCIQEGAPDDVIIILLGNKNDSSTREVSYEEGERLARENQIHFMECSAATGDNVSQSMQTLARILKQKVDEQLEVNVTLHKEPQKKKKSGCC; encoded by the exons atgaagaaaaaagaggaagatgGGGCTGACAGTGATATCAAGGAATATGAGGCAAAAGAGACAAAAGAAGTAAAAACAGAGACCAAACAGATGGATGAGGAACATCTTGAGGGGGAGGAGCATGACGATTCTTGGtcaacaaacagaaagaggaagacaaGTTCATTTCACAAAAGTTGCCCTACTGCAAAGAACCAACGAGGAAGAAGACtgggggaggaaagagaggtaGAAGAGGGGGAACTGGGAGGAATGGATAAGGAAGAGCAAGATGAGATGCAtgcaggaggagaagcagaTGGGAGGGAGAAAGATGAGGAAGCAGTGCTGAacagaagagaagaagaaggggaGGCAGTGAGTGGGGTACAGGAATATGAGACAAAAGAGAGacaagacagagaaacagggaagAAGGTATGTGCGGGACATGCTGAGAGTGAGAGGCATGAAGATTCTGGCCTAACACATAGGAGAAAGAAGATTGGGTCATCTCGCAGGGGCCTCTTTGGTGCCaagaagcaaacagaaaaggaaagtgGATGGGGAAAATTTGGGGTGGAAAGAGGGGGTGAATATGAGGGTGAAAGGGAAAATGAGGAAGAAGGACAGACAGTTATGGAGAATGTTGAAAATGTCACCTCCCATCTCCAATCACCCCCATTACAGGTCTCTCCACCTCATGCAGACAGCTCAGTAATTGAATCCAGTTTTGAACTGGAAAGAGGAGAGGCCAGTTTTGTTTACTGGGGTGGCAGCGAACAGCCTAGAGATCCCACTACGGAAGAGATACAAGAGGGATTGTCTGAAGACACTGAGAGGAAAGTTAAAAAGCAagaagtgaaaagtgaaaaggaaaaatctgTTATAGAAGAGACTAAGGAAGAAACACCAGCTAGTCTGATAATGGATAGTGAGAAGAACAAAGGGAAACTcgagagaaaagaggagataCGCCAGGGGAAAGCTCAGGCCTTCGTAAGCTCCCTCTATTCAGCTGGACAGCCAGAGATAACAAATCACCCAGACACACAACTCCCCCCAGCGAAGCGGAAGCTGGGTTCCAGCCGCAGGGCCAGAAGCAGTGcactgaaagcagagagagacctgGGACGAACTGATCAGAGGGGGCGTGGGGAGGATCCAAAAGTGGCTGCCATCTTGCAGAAGATTCAGGATGTCTTCCATCGCTGGGACATTGAGGAGAAGGGCTTTATCACATGGGAAGAAATGCAG GGGCTGGGCAGAGAGCTGGACATCAGTGCCGCAGAGCTTCAGCAGGTGTTTGAGCGGCTAGACGTGGACAGAGATGGCCTCATCACTCCCCAGGACTTCACCGCAGGCTTTC AGGAGCTCATCCAATTCCAGCAACATAAGGCAAAGACCCCTGCCTTTGTCTACCAATCAGACGCATCCATTTTACCAGAGGAAGTGGATGACGATGACAGGAAGCGTTTCATGTCAATATTGGATGACCTTGGAGCCTACAAAATTCTACAAGA GCGCATTCAGGAACACAATGTTGGGGTCCAGGAGCTCTATGAAGAGATGGAGCGACAGATCAGCactgagaaggagagagccaACAGAGAG AGCTCCCTGAAGAGCTGCTCCCAGGtggcagagatggaggagcagctggtCAAGAAGAACAGTGAGATACAGGAGCTGATTTCGGTTCAGGATGAG CTAGAGGGCAGCCTACAACAGCTGctcaggcagcagcagcagacgaCTGAGGAGAACCAGGAGCTGTGCAGGACCAATCAAGAGCTGGAGGCTCAGCTGAAGAGGATCCGTGGACAGCTGCACGATACCCTGAGGCATATAAGGGGAGTGCGCAGATCGATAGACCGTGGGGCTTCCCTCCCACGGCTGCAGAGACTGGCCAG TGCTCCTGAAGGTGCTGGGGGAGAGGAAGTGCCCAGTCCACAG GTGGTTCCAGATGTTCAGGTGTTTGAGCGATTTGGATCAATGGTAGACCAGGAATTTTGGCAAGACCGCTGTACAGG ACCTGCTGATGTGAAGCGTGGTGTTAGACCACAGAACAGTGCTCCGCACAAGAGACTGATCTCCATAGAGGAGGATCCTCTGCCAGACCTGGTCTCTCTGGGCCAGCCTGCCCCACCTCGACACGGAGAGGTGCTCTGGGAGAACCAGAGAGGCCCAaccagagaggggagacagtCAATGA gtgATAGCAGCCCCGCTCTTTCGGTCCCAGACGTCCTTTATAACGTGGTTCTAGTTGGGAACAGCAGTGTGGGCAAGACTTCTTTTATGAAGCGATTCCAAAGTGGAGAGTTTAGCCTGGAACACTGCGCTACCATCG GACTCGACAGCTGTATCCAGACTCTGCTAGTGGATGGGGCACGAGTcattctgcagctgtgggacaCTGCTGGACAGGAGCG ATACCACAGTATAACTAAACAGATCCTGCGCAAAGCCCAGGGGCTCATTTTGATGTATGACATCACTTCCAGTCAAACTTTCCTTGCTGTCCGCGACTGGCTTTCCTGCATTCAG GAAGGAGctcctgatgatgtcataattatCTTGCTGGGCAACAAGAATGACAGTTCCACTAGGGAAGTTTCATatgaggagggggagaggctgGCAAGG gagaatcaaattcatttcatgGAATGTAGTGCTGCAACTGGTGACAACGTGTCACAATCTATGCAGACTCTGGCGCG GATTCTCAAGCAGAAAGTGGACGAGCAGCTGGAGGTGAACGTTACACTGCACAAGGAGCCCCAAAAGAAGAAGAAGTCTGGCTGCTGCTGA
- the LOC118781035 gene encoding ras-related protein Rab-44-like isoform X1 → MKKKEEDGADSDIKEYEAKETKEVKTETKQMDEEHLEGEEHDDSWSTNRKRKTSSFHKSCPTAKNQRGRRLGEEREVEEGELGGMDKEEQDEMHAGGEADGREKDEEAVLNRREEEGEAVSGVQEYETKERQDRETGKKVCAGHAESERHEDSGLTHRRKKIGSSRRGLFGAKKQTEKESGWGKFGVERGGEYEGERENEEEGQTVMENVENVTSHLQSPPLQVSPPHADSSVIESSFELERGEASFVYWGGSEQPRDPTTEEIQEGLSEDTERKVKKQEVKSEKEKSVIEETKEETPASLIMDSEKNKGKLERKEEIRQGKAQAFVSSLYSAGQPEITNHPDTQLPPAKRKLGSSRRARSSALKAERDLGRTDQRGRGEDPKVAAILQKIQDVFHRWDIEEKGFITWEEMQGLGRELDISAAELQQVFERLDVDRDGLITPQDFTAGFQELIQFQQHKAKTPAFVYQSDASILPEEVDDDDRKRFMSILDDLGAYKILQDQSEIWKLWVELRRSEPHLLGTLEDFVSKVTEQIKTSEQEKGSLELMLKRRIQEHNVGVQELYEEMERQISTEKERANRESSLKSCSQVAEMEEQLVKKNSEIQELISVQDELEGSLQQLLRQQQQTTEENQELCRTNQELEAQLKRIRGQLHDTLRHIRGVRRSIDRGASLPRLQRLASAPEGAGGEEVPSPQVVPDVQVFERFGSMVDQEFWQDRCTGPADVKRGVRPQNSAPHKRLISIEEDPLPDLVSLGQPAPPRHGEVLWENQRGPTREGRQSMSDSSPALSVPDVLYNVVLVGNSSVGKTSFMKRFQSGEFSLEHCATIGLDSCIQTLLVDGARVILQLWDTAGQERYHSITKQILRKAQGLILMYDITSSQTFLAVRDWLSCIQEGAPDDVIIILLGNKNDSSTREVSYEEGERLARENQIHFMECSAATGDNVSQSMQTLARILKQKVDEQLEVNVTLHKEPQKKKKSGCC, encoded by the exons atgaagaaaaaagaggaagatgGGGCTGACAGTGATATCAAGGAATATGAGGCAAAAGAGACAAAAGAAGTAAAAACAGAGACCAAACAGATGGATGAGGAACATCTTGAGGGGGAGGAGCATGACGATTCTTGGtcaacaaacagaaagaggaagacaaGTTCATTTCACAAAAGTTGCCCTACTGCAAAGAACCAACGAGGAAGAAGACtgggggaggaaagagaggtaGAAGAGGGGGAACTGGGAGGAATGGATAAGGAAGAGCAAGATGAGATGCAtgcaggaggagaagcagaTGGGAGGGAGAAAGATGAGGAAGCAGTGCTGAacagaagagaagaagaaggggaGGCAGTGAGTGGGGTACAGGAATATGAGACAAAAGAGAGacaagacagagaaacagggaagAAGGTATGTGCGGGACATGCTGAGAGTGAGAGGCATGAAGATTCTGGCCTAACACATAGGAGAAAGAAGATTGGGTCATCTCGCAGGGGCCTCTTTGGTGCCaagaagcaaacagaaaaggaaagtgGATGGGGAAAATTTGGGGTGGAAAGAGGGGGTGAATATGAGGGTGAAAGGGAAAATGAGGAAGAAGGACAGACAGTTATGGAGAATGTTGAAAATGTCACCTCCCATCTCCAATCACCCCCATTACAGGTCTCTCCACCTCATGCAGACAGCTCAGTAATTGAATCCAGTTTTGAACTGGAAAGAGGAGAGGCCAGTTTTGTTTACTGGGGTGGCAGCGAACAGCCTAGAGATCCCACTACGGAAGAGATACAAGAGGGATTGTCTGAAGACACTGAGAGGAAAGTTAAAAAGCAagaagtgaaaagtgaaaaggaaaaatctgTTATAGAAGAGACTAAGGAAGAAACACCAGCTAGTCTGATAATGGATAGTGAGAAGAACAAAGGGAAACTcgagagaaaagaggagataCGCCAGGGGAAAGCTCAGGCCTTCGTAAGCTCCCTCTATTCAGCTGGACAGCCAGAGATAACAAATCACCCAGACACACAACTCCCCCCAGCGAAGCGGAAGCTGGGTTCCAGCCGCAGGGCCAGAAGCAGTGcactgaaagcagagagagacctgGGACGAACTGATCAGAGGGGGCGTGGGGAGGATCCAAAAGTGGCTGCCATCTTGCAGAAGATTCAGGATGTCTTCCATCGCTGGGACATTGAGGAGAAGGGCTTTATCACATGGGAAGAAATGCAG GGGCTGGGCAGAGAGCTGGACATCAGTGCCGCAGAGCTTCAGCAGGTGTTTGAGCGGCTAGACGTGGACAGAGATGGCCTCATCACTCCCCAGGACTTCACCGCAGGCTTTC AGGAGCTCATCCAATTCCAGCAACATAAGGCAAAGACCCCTGCCTTTGTCTACCAATCAGACGCATCCATTTTACCAGAGGAAGTGGATGACGATGACAGGAAGCGTTTCATGTCAATATTGGATGACCTTGGAGCCTACAAAATTCTACAAGA ccaatcagaaattTGGAAGTTGTGGGTCGAGCTCCGTCGCAGTGAACCACATCTGCTGGGCACCCTGGAGGACTTTGTTTCCAAGGTGACAGAGCAAATAAAGACATCTGAGCAGGAGAAGGGGTCTCTGGAACTGATGCTAAAAAG GCGCATTCAGGAACACAATGTTGGGGTCCAGGAGCTCTATGAAGAGATGGAGCGACAGATCAGCactgagaaggagagagccaACAGAGAG AGCTCCCTGAAGAGCTGCTCCCAGGtggcagagatggaggagcagctggtCAAGAAGAACAGTGAGATACAGGAGCTGATTTCGGTTCAGGATGAG CTAGAGGGCAGCCTACAACAGCTGctcaggcagcagcagcagacgaCTGAGGAGAACCAGGAGCTGTGCAGGACCAATCAAGAGCTGGAGGCTCAGCTGAAGAGGATCCGTGGACAGCTGCACGATACCCTGAGGCATATAAGGGGAGTGCGCAGATCGATAGACCGTGGGGCTTCCCTCCCACGGCTGCAGAGACTGGCCAG TGCTCCTGAAGGTGCTGGGGGAGAGGAAGTGCCCAGTCCACAG GTGGTTCCAGATGTTCAGGTGTTTGAGCGATTTGGATCAATGGTAGACCAGGAATTTTGGCAAGACCGCTGTACAGG ACCTGCTGATGTGAAGCGTGGTGTTAGACCACAGAACAGTGCTCCGCACAAGAGACTGATCTCCATAGAGGAGGATCCTCTGCCAGACCTGGTCTCTCTGGGCCAGCCTGCCCCACCTCGACACGGAGAGGTGCTCTGGGAGAACCAGAGAGGCCCAaccagagaggggagacagtCAATGA gtgATAGCAGCCCCGCTCTTTCGGTCCCAGACGTCCTTTATAACGTGGTTCTAGTTGGGAACAGCAGTGTGGGCAAGACTTCTTTTATGAAGCGATTCCAAAGTGGAGAGTTTAGCCTGGAACACTGCGCTACCATCG GACTCGACAGCTGTATCCAGACTCTGCTAGTGGATGGGGCACGAGTcattctgcagctgtgggacaCTGCTGGACAGGAGCG ATACCACAGTATAACTAAACAGATCCTGCGCAAAGCCCAGGGGCTCATTTTGATGTATGACATCACTTCCAGTCAAACTTTCCTTGCTGTCCGCGACTGGCTTTCCTGCATTCAG GAAGGAGctcctgatgatgtcataattatCTTGCTGGGCAACAAGAATGACAGTTCCACTAGGGAAGTTTCATatgaggagggggagaggctgGCAAGG gagaatcaaattcatttcatgGAATGTAGTGCTGCAACTGGTGACAACGTGTCACAATCTATGCAGACTCTGGCGCG GATTCTCAAGCAGAAAGTGGACGAGCAGCTGGAGGTGAACGTTACACTGCACAAGGAGCCCCAAAAGAAGAAGAAGTCTGGCTGCTGCTGA